Proteins from a genomic interval of Chromatiales bacterium:
- a CDS encoding methyltransferase domain-containing protein, protein MSTLEAHYAVSEIEKRILAGLRAAGLNPDERLTPEMLGPLDHFHTGVLQSSRELMELAQIRADERVLDIGAGLGGCARLLAAETGCRVECLELSADYCTGARLLNRLTGLDDRIGVHLGSALELPFENESFDVVWMQNVGMNIADKPGLYDAIARALKPGGLYVFQEVTAGPEPTAYFPLPWATEPADSHLASADEIGRLLAERGLHADRLEDVSDADFSTSVANHTPAAAGNLGLAVYVDRLAEKADNAGRSLADDQIRFYRGVFRRG, encoded by the coding sequence ATGTCGACGCTTGAAGCCCACTACGCGGTCAGCGAAATCGAGAAACGCATCCTCGCCGGCCTGCGCGCGGCCGGGCTGAATCCCGACGAACGCCTCACGCCCGAGATGCTCGGCCCGCTGGATCACTTCCACACCGGCGTCCTGCAATCCTCGCGCGAGCTCATGGAACTCGCACAGATTCGCGCCGACGAACGCGTGCTGGACATCGGCGCGGGCCTTGGCGGCTGTGCCCGCCTGCTGGCTGCGGAAACCGGCTGCCGGGTCGAGTGCTTGGAACTGTCCGCGGACTACTGCACCGGGGCACGGCTGCTGAACCGGCTCACCGGGCTCGACGACCGCATTGGCGTGCATCTCGGCAGCGCATTGGAACTGCCGTTTGAAAACGAATCGTTTGATGTCGTCTGGATGCAGAACGTCGGGATGAACATCGCCGACAAGCCCGGGCTTTACGACGCCATCGCGCGCGCACTCAAACCGGGCGGTCTCTATGTGTTTCAGGAGGTCACCGCCGGCCCCGAGCCAACGGCGTATTTTCCACTGCCCTGGGCAACCGAACCGGCCGACAGCCATCTCGCGAGTGCCGACGAGATCGGCCGGCTGCTCGCCGAACGCGGCCTGCACGCGGACCGACTCGAAGACGTCAGCGACGCCGACTTCAGCACCAGCGTCGCGAACCACACGCCGGCGGCCGCCGGCAATCTTGGCCTGGCCGTGTACGTGGACCGGCTCGCCGAGAAGGCCGACAACGCCGGGCGCAGCCTCGCCGACGATCAGATCCGCTTCTACCGTGGCGTGTTCCGGCGGGGTTGA
- a CDS encoding FixH family protein, whose translation MTVYLLRALTVVTALLVTAVAVAEPMERRTAHGWFTVRAEPFEPPVPVNEMHAWRIEVLNDEGRPVPGAKITVGGGMAEHGHGLPTAPRSVETETPGVYRIDGLRFHMHGWWQVWLRIERAALIDHVTFDLRL comes from the coding sequence ATGACTGTTTACCTGCTGCGTGCGCTCACGGTTGTCACCGCACTGCTGGTCACGGCGGTGGCCGTTGCTGAGCCGATGGAAAGACGAACCGCGCACGGCTGGTTCACCGTCCGTGCCGAGCCGTTCGAGCCACCGGTGCCGGTCAACGAGATGCACGCTTGGCGCATCGAGGTGCTCAATGACGAGGGCAGGCCGGTGCCGGGCGCGAAGATCACTGTCGGTGGCGGCATGGCCGAGCACGGTCACGGCCTGCCGACCGCGCCGCGCTCCGTCGAAACGGAAACGCCGGGCGTCTACCGCATCGATGGCCTGCGCTTTCACATGCACGGCTGGTGGCAGGTCTGGCTGCGCATCGAGCGCGCCGCGCTGATCGATCACGTCACGTTCGACCTCAGGCTTTGA